From the Ruminiclostridium josui JCM 17888 genome, one window contains:
- a CDS encoding VirD4-like conjugal transfer protein, CD1115 family: MHNRHLKVQYATVFFVFIILSVFCVFASMAFHMILIGADSAPTYYPIKECIESIKTVKKHRLLFLCFEGLSFCLAAALMVSYSRNYISKLQCITPKIYTPVAAGQNQFGSARWMTEKEKTKAFDTAVLNHKDEFYIALLEAGKKDRAIIKKHVIDKEDKQEQKKLHFQYIKWFVEKVLPEEKRHILREKLRLYYDEILRKYFPSIWESMQHTKKVKPTLKERFRRYVDDNLKKYFPSIWQIKEQRNIDKLADLFECEFDVSKKDSKADIEPKSIETIAQTDTQCFSSGGMVIGMKKLRGGKELFYYIGDDTHLLGIGATRSGKSRTLVIQSICFLALAGESMIVSDLKGELNQYTGTFLKRLGYNVIILDFKNPLKSDRYNLLQPIIDAIDEDNIPKATECVWDLVGILVGDAKGEKIWNNGEASTIACAIMSVVYDNREGERRKYQTLTNVYYFIAEMCKPIGKNIPIVEYVKELPDNHPAKPLVAISEIAPERTRGSFYTAALTTLKLFTSSYINAMTMASDYNPKDLGRKKTALFMVLPDERTTYYSIASLLVLQHYIQLVNESDGRGGRLKKRVNFILDEFGNFAAIPSFDTLLTVGGGRGMRFNLFLQDFAQLESKYDEKVAKTIKGNCQVWDYLQTNSPETLKEISEKLGNYTVSTYSLSSQSSKYQTPSSSASVNLTGRALLMTNEIAQIDRPYSLVTSKENPAIMYSPDLSKWNFNTMLGLGNKKHNEKVRDYREKQRIERMTKQEAEKIELWSECWKYWQKQCEGMQQPQQQPNLLRRTISRREDDFY, encoded by the coding sequence ATGCACAACAGACATTTGAAAGTACAGTACGCCACTGTATTTTTTGTATTTATAATACTGTCAGTATTCTGTGTATTTGCCTCAATGGCGTTTCATATGATATTAATAGGAGCTGACAGCGCACCAACATATTACCCTATAAAAGAATGTATCGAAAGCATAAAAACAGTCAAAAAACACCGACTGCTTTTTTTATGCTTTGAGGGACTATCCTTCTGTCTAGCAGCAGCACTTATGGTAAGTTACAGCAGAAACTATATTAGCAAGCTACAGTGTATAACACCCAAGATATATACACCGGTAGCCGCAGGGCAGAACCAGTTCGGATCAGCCAGATGGATGACTGAAAAGGAAAAAACAAAAGCCTTTGATACAGCAGTTTTAAATCATAAAGATGAATTCTATATAGCTTTGTTAGAAGCTGGGAAAAAGGATAGGGCCATAATAAAAAAGCATGTTATTGACAAGGAAGATAAGCAGGAGCAAAAGAAGTTACATTTTCAATATATTAAATGGTTTGTGGAAAAGGTACTGCCAGAAGAAAAAAGGCATATACTCCGAGAAAAACTCAGACTATATTATGATGAAATCCTTAGAAAGTACTTTCCGAGTATATGGGAAAGTATGCAGCATACAAAGAAGGTTAAGCCTACACTAAAAGAAAGATTCAGGAGATATGTAGATGACAACCTGAAAAAATACTTCCCAAGTATATGGCAAATAAAAGAGCAGCGGAACATTGACAAGCTTGCCGATTTATTTGAATGTGAATTTGATGTTTCAAAAAAAGATTCAAAGGCTGATATAGAACCAAAAAGTATTGAAACCATTGCCCAGACCGATACTCAATGCTTCAGTTCTGGTGGAATGGTTATTGGAATGAAAAAGCTTCGTGGAGGAAAGGAACTCTTTTATTACATTGGCGATGATACACATTTACTAGGTATAGGAGCAACCCGTTCAGGTAAAAGTCGAACACTGGTAATACAAAGTATATGTTTTTTAGCTCTAGCGGGAGAAAGTATGATTGTATCGGATTTAAAGGGAGAATTGAACCAGTATACAGGAACCTTCTTAAAAAGACTTGGGTACAACGTTATAATCCTGGACTTCAAGAATCCCTTAAAAAGCGATAGGTACAATCTTCTACAGCCAATAATAGATGCAATAGATGAAGATAACATACCCAAGGCAACAGAATGTGTATGGGATTTAGTCGGTATCCTGGTTGGAGATGCGAAAGGCGAAAAAATATGGAACAACGGTGAAGCCTCAACAATAGCCTGTGCCATAATGTCGGTTGTATATGACAACAGAGAAGGGGAACGTAGAAAGTACCAGACATTGACCAATGTATATTACTTCATAGCTGAAATGTGCAAGCCAATTGGAAAGAATATTCCCATAGTGGAATACGTCAAAGAATTGCCGGACAATCATCCTGCCAAGCCGTTGGTAGCCATATCTGAAATAGCTCCTGAGAGAACAAGAGGAAGTTTTTATACTGCAGCACTTACTACACTGAAGCTCTTTACATCAAGTTACATAAATGCAATGACCATGGCAAGTGACTACAACCCAAAAGACCTCGGCAGAAAAAAGACAGCACTGTTTATGGTACTTCCAGATGAGCGAACAACATATTACAGCATTGCATCATTACTTGTTCTTCAGCATTACATACAGTTGGTAAATGAAAGTGATGGCAGGGGAGGACGTCTTAAAAAAAGAGTAAACTTTATACTTGATGAATTTGGAAACTTTGCTGCTATACCTTCCTTTGACACACTACTTACAGTTGGCGGAGGCAGAGGAATGAGATTCAACTTATTCCTTCAGGACTTTGCTCAGTTGGAAAGCAAGTACGATGAAAAGGTTGCTAAAACAATAAAAGGAAATTGTCAGGTATGGGATTACTTGCAGACAAACTCTCCCGAAACTCTGAAAGAAATATCAGAAAAGCTTGGAAACTACACTGTATCAACCTATTCACTATCCAGTCAAAGCAGTAAATACCAAACACCTTCATCATCCGCAAGTGTAAACCTGACAGGCAGAGCATTACTAATGACAAACGAAATAGCTCAAATTGACAGACCATATAGCCTAGTTACATCCAAGGAAAACCCGGCAATAATGTATTCCCCGGATTTGTCAAAATGGAACTTCAACACAATGCTTGGCCTTGGTAATAAGAAACACAATGAAAAGGTAAGAGATTACAGAGAAAAACAAAGAATTGAGAGAATGACCAAACAGGAAGCAGAAAAAATAGAGCTTTGGAGCGAGTGTTGGAAGTATTGGCAGAAACAATGCGAGGGGATGCAGCAACCACAGCAACAGCCAAATCTTTTAAGGAGAACAATTTCAAGGAGGGAGGATGATTTTTATTAG
- a CDS encoding tyrosine-type recombinase/integrase yields MKILDEFMQYLTNEGKSINTIKGYISDIRDYFKWFEESFSKEFTILLHQNVMEYKSYLQNIRRNDAKTINHKLSSLLKYNLFLIANNYQDDIAIDNSDKIKVQLQYASPTKVTELEVKHFLQTVLESRNTRNYALMVLIAYTGMRISEALNIRMDDFDLSGKECVIRNGKGDKQRTVILNTKVINAIRGYLKDRDNIKSSQNSDYLFVSKKNKKLDRTTVNRIFQKYSDIITPHQLRHFFCTNALEKGMLPHEVANQAGHSNIHTTLLYTNPDKKKLQEKMEKL; encoded by the coding sequence GTGAAAATTTTGGATGAATTTATGCAATACCTTACCAATGAAGGGAAAAGTATCAATACAATAAAAGGCTACATATCAGATATAAGAGACTATTTCAAATGGTTTGAGGAATCCTTCTCAAAGGAGTTTACAATACTGCTCCATCAGAATGTAATGGAGTATAAAAGCTATCTTCAAAATATCCGTAGAAATGATGCCAAAACCATTAATCATAAACTAAGCAGTCTGTTGAAATATAACCTATTTCTTATTGCCAATAACTATCAGGATGATATTGCTATTGATAACAGTGATAAAATAAAAGTGCAGCTTCAATATGCTTCACCGACTAAGGTAACTGAATTGGAAGTAAAACATTTTTTACAGACTGTACTTGAAAGCAGGAACACCCGTAATTATGCATTGATGGTTCTTATAGCTTATACCGGCATGAGAATTTCGGAAGCTCTTAATATCAGGATGGATGATTTTGATTTATCCGGAAAAGAGTGTGTTATCAGAAATGGCAAAGGTGATAAGCAAAGGACTGTAATACTTAATACCAAGGTTATAAATGCAATTAGAGGGTATTTGAAAGACAGGGATAATATTAAATCATCACAGAACTCCGATTACCTTTTTGTCAGCAAGAAAAACAAAAAATTGGACAGAACAACGGTCAATAGGATATTTCAAAAGTATAGTGATATAATCACTCCGCACCAGTTAAGACATTTCTTCTGTACCAATGCTTTAGAAAAAGGTATGCTTCCACATGAAGTTGCAAATCAGGCCGGGCACTCTAACATTCATACTACTTTACTGTATACGAATCCTGATAAAAAGAAGCTTCAGGAGAAAATGGAGAAACTATAG